In Oryzias latipes chromosome 15, ASM223467v1, the following proteins share a genomic window:
- the LOC101168731 gene encoding N-acetyllactosaminide beta-1,3-N-acetylglucosaminyltransferase 2: MAGVRKKLKLIVSVTMVNLFIFILISRNSSQVKNSQNKIHIPSKPFWAKLSTSPAFWNRQQQILDFQNNPVIWANSSGTDLPDWLNETSLTSDLCRPNFRVTTQVKDYNTLPNRFKDFLLYMRCRSYPIMMDQPDICKEPPFLLLAIKSLSPHFDRRQAIRQSWGRAGVIANRTVVTVFLLGNATSEDHHPDLSEMLLYESAKHKDIVQWDFRDSFFNLTVKEVLFLEWIQARCSGARFIFKGDDDVFVNTYRIMEFLNSVSEPKARDLFVGDVITNAGPHRDKKVKYFIPQSMYVGSYPPYAGGGGYLYSGDIAARLQNVSSHVALYPIDDVYTGMCLRKLGLAPEKHKGFRTFNIDEKYRSNPCAYKSLMLVHPRTPQEMIKIWSWLSRPDLTCQ; this comes from the coding sequence ATGGCGGGTGTGCGGAAGAAGCTGAAGCTGATAGTATCAGTGACCATGGTCAACCTCTTCATCTTCATTCTCATCTCCCGAAACAGCAGCCAAGTCAAGAATAGTCAAAACAAGATTCACATTCCCTCCAAACCCTTTTGGGCCAAACTGAGCACCAGCCCCGCCTTCTGGAACCGCCAGCAGCAGATTTTGGACTTCCAGAACAATCCTGTCATCTGGGCCAACTCCAGCGGCACAGACCTGCCCGACTGGCTCAATGAGACCagtttgacctctgacctctgccgGCCTAACTTCAGGGTCACTACTCAGGTGAAGGACTACAACACTCTTCCAAACCGCTTCAAGGACTTCCTTCTTTACATGCGCTGCCGGTCATATCCGATTATGATGGACCAGCCGGACATTTGTAAGGAGCCCCCATTCCTCCTGCTCGCCATTAAGTCCCTGTCACCGCACTTTGACCGGCGCCAAGCAATCCGCCAGTCCTGGGGGCGGGCAGGCGTCATAGCCAATAGGACCGTGGTCACCGTTTTTCTTCTCGGCAATGCCACGAGTGAAGACCACCACCCCGATCTGTCGGAGATGCTGCTCTACGAGAGCGCTAAACATAAAGACATTGTCCAGTGGGATTTTCGAGACTCGTTCTTTAACCTGACCGTCAAAGAGGTGCTCTTCCTGGAATGGATTCAGGCTCGGTGCTCTGGTGCTCGCTTCATCTTTAAGGGGGACGACGATGTCTTTGTGAACACCTACCGGATCATGGAATTCCTGAATAGCGTTTCTGAGCCCAAAGCCAGAGATCTGTTTGTGGGCGACGTCATCACCAACGCAGGGCCTCACAGAGACAAGAAAGTCAAGTACTTCATCCCACAGAGCATGTATGTGGGCTCCTATCCTCCGTATGCAGGGGGCGGGGGATACCTGTACTCGGGGGACATTGCTGCTCGTCTTCAGAACGTGTCCAGCCATGTGGCGCTCTACCCCATCGACGACGTCTACACCGGGATGTGCCTGCGCAAGCTGGGGCTGGCCCCTGAGAAGCACAAAGGCTTCAGGACCTTTAACATTGACGAGAAGTATCGCTCCAACCCCTGTGCCTACAAGAGTCTGATGCTCGTCCATCCCAGGACGCCACAGGAGATGATCAAGATCTGGTCCTGGCTTAGTAGACCTGACTTGACATGCCAGTGA